One Trueperaceae bacterium DNA window includes the following coding sequences:
- the argB gene encoding acetylglutamate kinase gives MPIVIKYGGNAMTDDLVRLEVARTISGAARSGREPIVVHGGGPFIDAELQREGIAAEFVRGLRVTSAQAIGPIERALTLLGKRLAQEIGTAISLSGRDAGLLRARTFDPQLGLVGTMTGVNAPLLKGLLGIGVTPVIACLALGGEGELLNVNADEVAGSVAGSLGVPVVFLTNVPGVLEDPAAPDSRLESLTREQVEERIEDGAISGGMIPKVEAALTALELGATWAVIADGRTPDGLGEALQGKGGTRILPS, from the coding sequence ATGCCGATTGTGATCAAGTATGGCGGCAACGCGATGACGGATGACCTGGTACGCCTCGAGGTGGCGCGAACGATTAGCGGGGCCGCCAGGTCGGGCCGCGAGCCCATCGTGGTGCACGGCGGAGGGCCGTTCATCGACGCGGAGCTGCAGCGGGAGGGCATCGCCGCAGAGTTCGTGCGCGGCCTGAGGGTGACCTCGGCACAGGCGATCGGGCCGATCGAGCGGGCACTCACACTGCTCGGTAAGCGGCTGGCCCAGGAGATCGGTACCGCCATCTCCCTCTCGGGACGTGACGCAGGACTCCTGCGGGCCCGAACCTTCGACCCGCAGCTGGGCCTCGTGGGCACGATGACAGGCGTCAACGCCCCTCTGTTGAAGGGACTCCTGGGCATCGGCGTAACTCCGGTCATCGCCTGCCTGGCGCTCGGCGGGGAAGGCGAACTGCTCAACGTGAACGCCGACGAGGTGGCGGGCAGCGTGGCGGGAAGCCTGGGGGTACCCGTCGTCTTCCTCACCAACGTCCCTGGCGTACTGGAGGACCCGGCCGCACCCGACTCCCGCCTCGAGTCCCTCACCCGCGAGCAGGTCGAAGAACGGATCGAGGACGGCGCCATCTCGGGCGGGATGATACCCAAGGTGGAAGCAGCGCTCACCGCGCTCGAACTCGGTGCGACCTGGGCAGTGATCGCAGACGGCCGGACCCCTGACGGTCTGGGCGAGGCGCTGCAAGGCAAAGGCGGAACGCGCATCCTGCCCTCCTGA
- a CDS encoding MotA/TolQ/ExbB proton channel family protein, giving the protein MELLLSGGIVLVAILLVSLYALYLFLERFLKLSKERVEADALMNKVNAAIRDRDLDLALAACERHGGPVARVIQSALRSLPYGRDAVAAAFQEATLQEEQRLSRGIRPLSTIAQIAPLLGLLGTVTGMIIAFGEISQQGTGNPAALADGIGQALVTTAAGLIVAIPSLIGVNYLASRVDSIMLEIERRREELMGNIVQVVKGRRDEKRDEKRSEPSYDPLPSEA; this is encoded by the coding sequence GTGGAACTACTGTTGAGCGGCGGCATCGTCCTGGTCGCCATACTTCTCGTTTCTCTCTACGCCCTCTACCTGTTCCTCGAGCGCTTCCTGAAGCTGTCGAAGGAGAGGGTGGAGGCCGACGCCCTGATGAACAAGGTCAACGCCGCCATCCGCGACCGCGACCTCGATCTGGCTCTGGCCGCCTGCGAACGCCACGGTGGGCCTGTAGCCAGGGTGATCCAGTCTGCCCTGCGGAGCCTCCCGTACGGCCGTGACGCGGTGGCAGCGGCCTTCCAGGAGGCGACGCTGCAGGAAGAGCAGCGGCTCTCCAGGGGCATCCGGCCGCTCTCTACGATCGCTCAGATCGCCCCGCTGCTGGGCCTGCTGGGCACCGTCACAGGCATGATCATCGCCTTCGGCGAGATCTCACAGCAGGGGACCGGCAACCCCGCCGCACTGGCCGACGGCATCGGCCAGGCGCTGGTCACGACCGCGGCCGGCCTAATCGTGGCCATACCCTCGCTCATCGGCGTCAACTACCTCGCCAGCCGGGTCGACAGCATCATGCTCGAGATCGAACGGCGGCGCGAGGAGCTGATGGGGAACATCGTCCAGGTGGTGAAGGGCCGGCGCGACGAGAAGCGAGACGAGAAGAGGAGCGAGCCCAGCTACGACCCGCTGCCCTCCGAAGCATGA
- the tpiA gene encoding triose-phosphate isomerase, with protein MRRPLIAGNWKMNKLPSEATGWLEELLASLGGAAGEAQLLLNVPATHLAPMSRLKSDGPVELGAQDLSAHDQGAYTGEVSGAMLRDAGARYVIVGHSERRAYHHEDDELVAAKLRAAQRNELVPILCVGETERERDAGEAEGVVLRQMEGALAGLELIDANQLVVAYEPVWAIGTGRTATAADAQQMSRTVRGALERLYPQLASGIRVLYGGSMKPANAAELLAQEDIDGGLIGGASLEVDDLLAIYQAAS; from the coding sequence ATGAGACGACCACTCATCGCCGGCAACTGGAAGATGAACAAGCTGCCCAGCGAAGCAACAGGCTGGTTGGAAGAACTGCTCGCCTCCCTAGGGGGGGCGGCAGGTGAGGCTCAGCTTCTGCTGAACGTTCCCGCGACACACCTCGCGCCGATGTCGAGGCTGAAATCGGATGGCCCGGTCGAGCTCGGGGCGCAGGACCTGAGCGCTCACGACCAGGGCGCCTACACTGGCGAGGTGTCGGGAGCGATGCTGCGCGACGCCGGCGCTCGTTACGTCATCGTAGGGCACTCCGAGCGACGGGCCTACCATCACGAGGACGACGAGCTGGTTGCCGCCAAACTGAGGGCGGCGCAGAGGAACGAACTCGTGCCGATCCTGTGCGTGGGTGAGACCGAGAGAGAGCGCGACGCCGGCGAGGCGGAGGGCGTGGTCCTGCGGCAGATGGAGGGAGCGTTGGCCGGTCTCGAGCTGATCGATGCCAACCAACTGGTCGTCGCCTACGAGCCGGTCTGGGCGATAGGCACGGGGCGCACGGCCACCGCCGCCGACGCCCAGCAGATGTCGCGCACGGTAAGGGGCGCGCTCGAACGGCTCTACCCGCAACTCGCCAGCGGCATCCGCGTGCTCTACGGAGGCTCGATGAAACCGGCCAACGCCGCCGAGCTGCTGGCACAGGAGGACATCGACGGTGGCCTCATCGGCGGCGCGTCGCTGGAGGTCGACGACCTGCTCGCCATCTACCAGGCCGCATCGTGA
- a CDS encoding LysM peptidoglycan-binding domain-containing protein, whose amino-acid sequence MPVQRRFLHVVLLLVILAWASAQEITVKPGDTLWDLARRHGTTVEDLKAANGLVGNDLQPGMTLALPGGADPAPSSYTVKAGDTLYEIATAFDTTVDRLIAYNDLDGTVIRPGQTLSIVATDADLVPLEVTVSPGDTLWAIARENDVTVDALASANGIMASAVLRPGTTLTVPGRYGGGHQDQGGAVAPIITVAPGDSLSAIARRHNTTVSALMAANELGSTTIRVGQRLKIVPGSELVRAARELPPAALTAGMLWPLTGEITSRFGYRRLRIGGTNMHYGLDIDGESGDLIRAAVPGVVTFAGWQGGYGYLVVIENEGTEYYYAHASMLTVNVGDVVTAGQVIATVGSTGRSTGSHLHFEIRVNGTPVDPLPILQTQARR is encoded by the coding sequence ATGCCCGTCCAGCGCCGCTTTCTTCACGTCGTCCTCCTTCTCGTCATCCTCGCCTGGGCAAGCGCGCAGGAGATCACGGTCAAGCCTGGTGACACCCTTTGGGATCTCGCCAGACGTCACGGCACCACGGTGGAGGATCTCAAGGCCGCCAACGGTCTGGTAGGGAACGACCTGCAGCCCGGCATGACGCTCGCTCTGCCAGGGGGAGCCGACCCGGCCCCGTCGAGCTACACGGTGAAAGCGGGCGACACGCTCTATGAGATCGCTACCGCCTTCGACACCACGGTCGACCGGCTCATCGCCTACAACGACCTCGACGGTACCGTCATCCGGCCCGGTCAGACGCTTAGCATCGTGGCAACCGACGCGGACCTGGTCCCGCTGGAGGTTACCGTCTCTCCGGGTGACACCCTCTGGGCGATAGCACGAGAGAACGACGTGACGGTGGACGCGCTGGCTTCGGCAAACGGGATCATGGCTAGCGCGGTCCTCCGGCCCGGTACGACCCTCACCGTGCCCGGCCGTTACGGCGGCGGCCATCAGGACCAGGGCGGTGCCGTCGCACCCATAATCACCGTGGCTCCCGGGGACAGCCTCTCGGCCATCGCTCGTCGCCACAACACCACCGTTTCGGCGTTGATGGCCGCGAACGAGTTGGGCAGCACCACCATCAGGGTCGGCCAGCGACTGAAGATCGTGCCCGGCAGCGAGCTCGTCAGAGCGGCTCGCGAGCTTCCCCCGGCGGCGCTGACGGCCGGGATGCTCTGGCCCCTGACCGGGGAGATCACCTCCCGCTTCGGATACCGCAGGTTGCGGATCGGCGGAACAAACATGCATTACGGTCTGGACATCGACGGAGAGAGCGGCGACCTAATACGGGCGGCAGTGCCGGGCGTCGTCACCTTCGCCGGCTGGCAGGGCGGCTACGGCTACCTGGTCGTGATCGAGAACGAGGGAACCGAGTACTACTACGCTCACGCCTCGATGCTGACTGTTAACGTGGGCGATGTGGTCACGGCGGGTCAGGTCATCGCAACGGTCGGCAGCACCGGGCGCAGCACCGGTTCACACCTACACTTCGAGATCAGGGTCAACGGCACGCCCGTCGATCCCCTCCCGATCCTCCAGACCCAGGCGCGACGCTGA
- a CDS encoding metallophosphoesterase, which yields MHLVIVGDIHAQAEKFWRILLEAGIADEEGEPSARLLEDDQTRLVLLGDLAHAKSREQYGILADVRRYDEYNPRHLRKAEAAQERFLYRVKEFQETLPEGRMTILMGNHDHNAAHPEQGPLRTDDVTHLEWKEAHGGELPADLREWMSSWPHELVLEDLHFAHVGPLPEHNTFDTEFYLENRRRWIYEERDWLEGTDYRLGVYGHTPVRGGVNLTSKGRVILLDTNGHGEEYCFLEIDTTPTNYRLKMRGLFFDEIVSRQAGGS from the coding sequence GTGCACCTGGTCATCGTCGGAGACATCCACGCCCAAGCCGAGAAGTTCTGGCGCATCCTGCTCGAGGCGGGCATCGCCGACGAGGAGGGCGAGCCGAGCGCGAGACTCCTCGAGGACGATCAGACACGGCTGGTGTTGCTGGGAGACCTCGCCCACGCCAAGAGCAGGGAGCAGTACGGGATCCTGGCCGACGTAAGACGCTACGACGAGTACAACCCGCGTCACCTGCGCAAGGCCGAGGCTGCCCAGGAGCGTTTCCTCTACCGGGTGAAGGAGTTCCAGGAGACACTCCCGGAGGGACGCATGACCATCCTGATGGGCAACCACGATCACAACGCGGCACACCCCGAGCAGGGACCGCTGCGCACCGACGACGTCACCCACCTGGAGTGGAAGGAGGCGCACGGGGGCGAACTGCCTGCCGACCTCAGGGAGTGGATGAGTTCCTGGCCCCACGAGCTCGTTCTAGAGGACCTCCACTTCGCGCACGTCGGGCCTCTGCCGGAGCACAACACGTTCGACACCGAGTTCTACCTGGAGAACCGCCGGCGCTGGATCTACGAGGAGCGCGACTGGCTCGAGGGCACCGACTACAGGTTGGGCGTGTACGGGCACACACCCGTTCGCGGCGGCGTCAACCTCACCTCCAAGGGCCGTGTGATCCTGCTCGACACCAACGGTCACGGCGAGGAGTACTGCTTCCTCGAGATAGACACGACCCCAACGAATTACCGCCTCAAGATGCGCGGGCTCTTCTTCGACGAGATCGTGAGCCGCCAGGCGGGCGGCTCCTAG
- a CDS encoding Xaa-Pro peptidase family protein yields the protein MPLAPEELPTLLDEHGLDALIVTSPANVRYLSGFATPKDGRVFIGKEGSWLLTDARYTAQAAEETLLPREIRRDWLPWVAERVGEGRLGFEADDLSVASYEDLRKLLATEPVPLRSLLRDRRMVKRPSEIDALREAARLTDAAFDHILTVLEPGMSEVDVALELERLMRSQGAEAKSFDIVVASGYRSAMPHGVASAKKLETGDLVTLDFGATVDGYHADMTRAVAIGKIDAELRAMYEAVLEALEESLAATGPGRAGADLDGLARRALARHGLEQQFAHSLGHGVGLDIHEGPQVSRNSADTLRPGMAVTIEPGVYVPGKGGVRIEELVVITEDGHEQLSKSPRHLITV from the coding sequence ATGCCGTTAGCACCCGAAGAACTTCCGACCCTCCTCGACGAGCATGGGTTGGACGCTCTCATCGTCACCTCCCCTGCCAACGTTCGCTACCTCTCGGGGTTCGCGACCCCTAAGGATGGTCGCGTGTTCATCGGAAAAGAGGGCTCCTGGCTCCTCACCGATGCCCGGTACACGGCGCAGGCGGCCGAGGAGACGCTGCTCCCCCGGGAGATCCGCCGCGACTGGCTGCCCTGGGTGGCCGAACGGGTGGGCGAGGGCAGGCTGGGGTTCGAGGCCGACGACCTGAGCGTCGCCTCATACGAGGACCTGCGCAAGCTCCTTGCCACGGAACCGGTACCGCTGAGGTCCCTCCTCAGGGACCGGAGGATGGTGAAACGACCCTCCGAGATCGACGCTCTGCGCGAGGCGGCGCGTCTCACCGACGCCGCCTTCGATCACATCCTCACCGTCCTCGAACCGGGGATGAGCGAGGTGGACGTCGCCCTGGAGCTGGAACGACTGATGCGTTCGCAGGGCGCCGAGGCGAAGTCGTTCGACATCGTCGTCGCTTCCGGTTACCGGTCGGCCATGCCGCACGGCGTCGCATCGGCCAAGAAGCTGGAAACTGGAGACCTGGTGACCCTCGACTTCGGCGCCACCGTCGACGGCTACCACGCCGACATGACCCGTGCCGTCGCGATCGGCAAAATAGACGCTGAGTTACGGGCGATGTACGAGGCCGTCCTCGAGGCGCTCGAGGAGTCGCTGGCGGCAACCGGACCCGGTCGTGCAGGTGCCGATCTGGACGGTCTGGCGAGACGGGCGTTGGCGCGCCACGGACTCGAACAGCAGTTCGCACACAGCCTGGGCCACGGTGTCGGACTCGACATCCATGAAGGCCCCCAGGTGTCCCGGAATTCTGCGGACACACTGCGCCCCGGCATGGCAGTCACCATCGAACCGGGCGTCTACGTTCCCGGCAAGGGAGGCGTCAGGATCGAGGAGCTGGTCGTGATCACGGAGGACGGCCACGAGCAGCTGTCGAAGTCGCCGCGGCACCTGATCACGGTCTGA
- a CDS encoding phosphoglucomutase/phosphomannomutase family protein: MDRLEFGTDGWRDVIADRFTYRNVARCAQAYADHLAATGGESVVVGFDTRFGGEHFARLAAEVLAANGLTALLSTTFVPTPALSFAVRHFGAAGGVMLTASHNPPQYNGLKLKGAYGGTATDDIYRDVAARVADVDESRVRRSGGSGRIEPVDLRPAYFEQLAGLVDLGLLRGLRGKLVHDSMGGAAGGWLSGFVRFADLPLEVEPLRKRPDPLFHGVNPEPLPPNLAPAIARAREEKDLLFVAATDGDGDRLGVVLPGGHFFNSHQIFAVLLDLMQQRGEVGTVVKTFTVSRLIERLARRRGLDVIETPVGFKHIVERMLEGDVLVGGEESGGIGVAGHIPERDGIANTLLLLEALVRSGDTLAQRFAELEKEAQWLHAYDRADLRLEERRVTEAVMAALSDPPATIAGRPLVSVERRDGVKLNLGEDAWLLVRASGTEPLLRVYAEAPSPREVQRLLQEAKSFLASIPA; encoded by the coding sequence ATGGATAGGCTGGAGTTCGGTACAGACGGGTGGCGAGACGTGATCGCCGACCGGTTCACCTATCGGAACGTCGCTCGCTGTGCCCAGGCGTACGCCGATCATCTCGCCGCGACCGGCGGCGAAAGTGTCGTCGTAGGGTTCGACACCCGCTTCGGTGGCGAGCATTTCGCCAGGCTGGCGGCAGAGGTGCTGGCCGCCAACGGTCTCACCGCTCTGCTGTCGACCACCTTCGTTCCCACTCCGGCACTGTCGTTCGCAGTCCGTCATTTCGGAGCGGCCGGTGGGGTAATGCTGACTGCCTCCCACAATCCGCCGCAATACAACGGACTCAAACTAAAGGGAGCCTATGGCGGCACCGCCACCGATGACATCTACCGGGACGTGGCGGCCCGCGTCGCCGATGTCGACGAGAGCAGGGTGCGTCGCAGCGGCGGCAGCGGGCGTATCGAGCCGGTCGACCTCAGGCCCGCCTACTTCGAACAGCTCGCAGGCCTGGTCGATCTCGGGTTGCTTCGGGGTCTGCGGGGCAAGCTGGTCCACGATTCGATGGGAGGGGCAGCGGGCGGCTGGCTCAGCGGCTTCGTCCGTTTCGCCGACCTGCCCCTGGAGGTGGAACCGCTCCGCAAGCGGCCCGACCCCCTCTTCCACGGCGTGAATCCCGAGCCCCTCCCGCCCAACCTGGCGCCGGCCATCGCACGTGCCCGTGAGGAGAAGGACCTGCTCTTCGTCGCTGCCACCGACGGGGACGGCGACAGGCTTGGGGTCGTGCTCCCGGGGGGCCACTTCTTCAACAGCCACCAGATCTTCGCCGTGCTCCTGGATCTGATGCAGCAGCGCGGAGAGGTGGGGACGGTGGTGAAGACCTTCACCGTTTCGCGCCTGATCGAGCGCCTCGCCCGGCGCCGGGGGCTCGACGTCATCGAGACGCCGGTAGGGTTCAAGCACATAGTGGAACGGATGCTCGAAGGCGATGTGCTGGTAGGTGGGGAGGAATCGGGCGGTATCGGTGTGGCCGGACACATCCCCGAGCGTGACGGCATCGCCAACACCCTGCTGCTGCTGGAAGCGCTGGTCCGCAGCGGCGATACGTTGGCGCAACGTTTCGCTGAGCTCGAGAAGGAGGCGCAGTGGCTACACGCCTACGACCGCGCCGACCTGCGGCTCGAGGAACGGCGAGTCACAGAGGCGGTGATGGCCGCTCTATCCGATCCGCCCGCGACCATCGCAGGGCGACCGCTGGTTTCCGTGGAGAGACGTGACGGAGTGAAGTTGAATCTCGGCGAGGACGCCTGGTTGCTGGTCCGTGCGTCCGGGACCGAACCGTTGCTCCGCGTCTACGCCGAGGCGCCCTCGCCGCGAGAGGTGCAGCGGCTGCTCCAGGAGGCGAAGTCTTTCCTCGCCTCCATCCCCGCCTGA
- a CDS encoding DUF3048 domain-containing protein: protein MESFRSGLRSFWEDADRRRAGMLSLAAHLCVLLLFVLWLSQPKEVPLPEFIVIELGTPAPSEQVSEAAANEEAAPTAPLPRVAEQQSGEPQARSAEQVESVAPEPEEVTRQPQPAPPQPAPPQVAEEESRARPSVAATPTPAPAEEVAQSDEPPVAPVPQVRAPAPQPATDLPVATAATVLPEIDEVDLEPRPAEQAIRIPQPAATVEVPEALTVAVTPSVRVAAPEEIPSPDATANVAPPRAIPAPNASAQVAAAQAVPMPGARAEVAQAVPVPQPGATAQVAAAVPVPRPQATASVAAPTALPTPQVSASVAAAAPVPLLGVEAEVAQATTIPTPGAQAQVPTARPVTVAAQVVVDRPRDIPAPTVSAQVTAPLPALGAAMAGAAPAGAAQNPSNRIDERQAGGNSDRPAQVNPDEGALAGNLGRAAVAAPGAGDGATALRPEVPFRDSRLRPLAVLLDNFRGYPQAGLAEATAIAEMPVEGGLTRLMAIYDQVDPERVGPIRSARDYFVDLARRFDGILVHDGGSPAALAAIDRGRLPTLNAYRFGELFSRGQGREAPYNLYSSGNSLRDAINRLSLGQSLEMRGVVPRPPEEAPEAEAVEVSFGANYSSGFAYIRELDIYRWVRNGDPAVDASGRPVFVDAVLLARIDARPIPDDPAGRLYIPLRGGEATLYLRGKAIPGRWQPAPQEGEGILFVSDDGEQMDLAPFRTWMLFAPGFAQVASR, encoded by the coding sequence GTGGAGAGCTTCCGGAGCGGTCTGAGGAGTTTCTGGGAGGACGCCGACCGGCGCAGAGCAGGGATGCTCTCGCTGGCGGCACACCTGTGCGTCCTCCTGCTCTTCGTCCTCTGGTTGTCGCAGCCCAAAGAGGTACCGCTCCCCGAGTTCATCGTCATCGAGCTGGGTACTCCCGCCCCTTCCGAGCAGGTGAGCGAAGCGGCCGCCAACGAGGAGGCGGCGCCAACCGCCCCGCTGCCCCGGGTGGCGGAGCAGCAGAGCGGTGAACCCCAGGCGAGGTCAGCCGAGCAGGTCGAGTCGGTAGCCCCGGAACCGGAGGAGGTGACGCGGCAACCCCAGCCGGCGCCGCCACAACCCGCGCCACCACAGGTAGCCGAGGAAGAGTCTCGGGCTCGACCCTCGGTTGCCGCCACACCCACCCCGGCGCCTGCCGAGGAGGTGGCGCAGAGCGACGAACCGCCGGTCGCGCCGGTACCCCAGGTGCGTGCCCCTGCTCCGCAGCCGGCGACCGACCTGCCGGTGGCAACGGCCGCCACGGTCCTGCCGGAGATAGACGAGGTCGATCTCGAGCCGCGGCCGGCCGAACAGGCGATCCGCATCCCGCAGCCCGCTGCGACGGTGGAGGTGCCTGAGGCGCTGACGGTGGCCGTGACCCCGTCGGTCCGGGTGGCTGCGCCCGAGGAGATTCCGAGTCCCGACGCCACCGCGAACGTCGCGCCGCCTCGGGCGATACCCGCTCCCAACGCAAGCGCTCAGGTGGCGGCGGCGCAGGCAGTTCCCATGCCGGGTGCGAGGGCAGAGGTTGCTCAGGCCGTACCGGTGCCGCAGCCAGGCGCCACAGCCCAGGTTGCTGCCGCCGTACCCGTGCCGCGACCGCAGGCGACCGCCAGCGTGGCAGCGCCCACCGCCCTGCCGACTCCGCAGGTATCGGCGAGTGTGGCGGCAGCGGCGCCCGTGCCGCTACTTGGGGTGGAGGCCGAGGTAGCGCAGGCCACGACCATCCCCACGCCGGGCGCCCAGGCTCAGGTACCTACTGCGCGGCCGGTGACCGTGGCAGCGCAGGTCGTGGTGGACAGGCCGAGGGACATACCGGCGCCGACAGTGAGCGCTCAGGTGACGGCCCCTCTGCCGGCACTGGGCGCCGCGATGGCCGGTGCTGCCCCTGCCGGTGCCGCTCAGAACCCCAGCAACCGGATAGATGAGCGACAGGCGGGAGGGAACTCCGATCGGCCGGCGCAGGTGAACCCCGATGAAGGTGCGCTCGCCGGCAACCTTGGTAGGGCAGCCGTCGCCGCCCCCGGTGCCGGCGATGGAGCGACCGCATTGCGGCCCGAGGTGCCGTTCCGCGACAGTCGCCTGAGACCCCTCGCCGTACTGCTCGACAACTTCCGCGGCTACCCTCAGGCCGGCCTGGCCGAGGCTACCGCGATCGCAGAGATGCCGGTCGAGGGCGGCCTCACCCGACTCATGGCGATCTACGACCAGGTCGATCCGGAGCGGGTCGGGCCGATCCGCAGCGCCCGCGACTACTTCGTCGACCTCGCCCGCCGGTTCGACGGCATCCTCGTCCACGACGGCGGCTCCCCGGCGGCTCTCGCCGCGATCGATCGGGGCAGGCTGCCGACCCTGAACGCCTACAGGTTCGGCGAGCTCTTCTCCAGGGGCCAGGGCAGAGAGGCGCCCTACAACCTCTATTCGAGCGGGAACTCCCTGCGCGACGCGATCAACCGGTTGAGTCTCGGCCAGTCGCTCGAGATGCGGGGAGTGGTGCCCCGGCCGCCCGAGGAGGCGCCGGAAGCCGAGGCGGTCGAGGTCAGTTTCGGCGCCAACTACAGCAGCGGATTCGCGTATATCAGGGAGCTGGACATCTACCGTTGGGTGCGCAACGGCGATCCCGCTGTCGATGCCAGCGGCAGGCCGGTCTTCGTGGACGCTGTTCTGCTGGCTCGGATCGACGCCCGCCCGATTCCGGATGACCCGGCGGGACGGCTCTATATACCGTTGCGGGGGGGCGAAGCGACACTCTACCTGCGCGGCAAGGCGATCCCGGGACGGTGGCAGCCTGCGCCGCAAGAGGGGGAGGGGATACTCTTCGTCAGCGATGACGGCGAACAGATGGACCTGGCGCCGTTCCGGACCTGGATGCTCTTCGCTCCCGGATTCGCGCAGGTGGCCAGCCGCTAG
- a CDS encoding biopolymer transporter ExbD, translating into MRRQTRYYNRQPTLLDLTPMVDVVFLLIIFFMVSTTFITLESGLPVDLPQAQSATAQSSEVPTVTVNSEGAIFVAGSQVQQADLAAALRTRLEASGQGTVVLRADQSVPHGLIVRVMDLIRQAGAQRISIATGG; encoded by the coding sequence ATGAGACGACAGACCCGCTACTACAACCGTCAGCCCACCCTCCTCGACCTGACGCCGATGGTCGACGTGGTGTTCCTGCTGATCATCTTCTTCATGGTGTCGACGACCTTCATCACCTTGGAGTCGGGCCTGCCGGTGGACCTGCCGCAAGCCCAGAGCGCGACGGCTCAGTCGAGCGAGGTTCCCACGGTTACCGTCAACAGCGAGGGGGCGATCTTCGTCGCCGGCTCGCAGGTTCAACAGGCAGACCTGGCTGCCGCCCTCCGTACGCGGCTCGAGGCGAGTGGTCAGGGCACGGTCGTATTGCGGGCCGACCAGTCCGTTCCGCACGGCCTCATCGTGCGAGTGATGGACCTCATCAGGCAGGCGGGAGCGCAGCGCATCTCCATCGCCACGGGTGGCTGA